From Aurantimicrobium sp. INA4, one genomic window encodes:
- the pheA gene encoding prephenate dehydratase, which produces MSSSEKVSTAPAYSYLGPAGTFTEAALSQVPEAAGKTWHSVNNVGEALADVVSGRSVAAMIAIENSVEGGVTATQDALANIPNLRIIGEYLVPVEFDLVARQGTSLADINVINAHPVAYAQCRGWLEKTLPHHGHIPSSSNVAAAASLLETDTADAAIAPAGIAKHYDVEVLASRIADNPNAVTRFVLVSKTTELPAPTGSDKTSLIVELPDDRAGGLLEMLEQFATRGVNLSLIQSRPIGDEFGRYRFVIDAEGHARDERVADALLGLRRFSPKVIFLGSYPRADKVTTQHSQRYADGIFQDARAWLAEILGD; this is translated from the coding sequence ATGAGTTCTTCAGAAAAAGTTTCAACGGCGCCGGCATACAGCTATCTCGGGCCTGCCGGAACCTTTACTGAAGCTGCCCTCTCGCAGGTTCCTGAAGCCGCCGGAAAGACGTGGCACTCGGTCAATAACGTGGGCGAGGCGCTTGCCGACGTGGTCTCAGGCCGTTCTGTTGCAGCCATGATCGCGATCGAAAATTCTGTCGAAGGTGGCGTCACAGCAACCCAGGACGCTTTGGCCAACATTCCCAACCTGCGCATCATCGGTGAATACCTTGTCCCCGTTGAGTTCGATCTCGTTGCGCGCCAGGGAACTTCCCTCGCCGACATCAACGTCATCAACGCTCACCCAGTCGCCTATGCACAGTGCCGGGGCTGGTTAGAAAAGACCCTGCCTCACCACGGACACATACCCTCTTCGAGCAATGTGGCGGCAGCGGCCAGTCTCCTCGAGACTGACACCGCTGATGCAGCAATAGCTCCTGCGGGAATAGCAAAGCACTACGACGTTGAGGTTTTAGCCTCAAGAATCGCAGACAACCCCAACGCGGTAACCAGATTCGTGCTGGTCAGCAAGACCACCGAACTTCCTGCACCCACCGGTTCAGATAAGACCAGCTTGATTGTGGAGCTACCGGATGACCGCGCCGGTGGTTTGCTGGAGATGTTGGAGCAGTTCGCAACCCGTGGTGTGAATCTGTCGCTGATTCAGTCACGTCCCATCGGGGATGAATTTGGCCGATACCGCTTCGTCATTGACGCGGAAGGTCACGCCCGTGATGAACGCGTTGCTGACGCACTTCTTGGTTTGCGCCGCTTCAGCCCCAAGGTCATCTTCCTGGGTTCCTATCCTCGTGCAGACAAAGTCACCACCCAACATTCCCAGCGTTACGCCGACGGCATCTTCCAAGATGCACGAGCGTGGCTTGCGGAAATACTCGGCGACTAG
- the serS gene encoding serine--tRNA ligase, whose protein sequence is MIDPVLLRENPDVIRASQVARGSDPGLVDAAIEADAARRAALAYFEELRAEQNVFSKKVGQAQGDEKKALLAEVAELAAKVKEANAAATAADEAYTEAARKIQNPIIEGIPSGGEENFVTLREVGTIPSFDFEAKDHLELGELLGAIDMPRGTKVSGSRFYFLKGIGARLELALMNLALDRALEAGFIPLITPTLVRPDIMQGTGFLGEHSDEIYYLPADDLYLTGTSEVALAGYHADEIIDLSDGPLRYAGWSTCYRREAGSGGKDTRGIIRVHQFNKLEMFVYTTPEEAEAEHDRLVTLQEDMLKSLGLAYRVIDVAAGDLGSSAARKFDIEAWVPTQGAFRELTSTSNCTTYQSRRLDTRYRTDSGKTAPVATLNGTLATTRWLVAILETHQQEDGSVILPEALRPYLGGVSVLTPLDAQ, encoded by the coding sequence GTGATTGACCCAGTATTGCTTCGCGAAAACCCTGACGTTATCCGTGCCTCACAGGTGGCCAGAGGGTCAGACCCTGGATTAGTCGACGCTGCCATCGAAGCTGATGCTGCCCGCCGTGCTGCGCTTGCCTACTTTGAAGAGCTGCGTGCAGAACAGAATGTGTTCAGCAAGAAAGTTGGACAAGCTCAAGGTGACGAGAAGAAAGCACTCCTCGCTGAGGTTGCCGAGCTAGCTGCCAAAGTGAAGGAAGCTAACGCTGCTGCCACAGCAGCTGATGAGGCATACACCGAAGCTGCACGCAAGATTCAAAACCCCATCATCGAGGGAATTCCTTCTGGTGGTGAAGAAAACTTTGTCACCCTGCGTGAAGTGGGAACCATCCCCAGCTTCGACTTTGAAGCCAAAGACCACCTCGAACTTGGTGAACTTCTTGGCGCTATCGACATGCCCCGAGGCACCAAAGTTTCTGGTTCACGTTTTTACTTCCTCAAAGGAATTGGTGCTCGCCTCGAGCTTGCTCTGATGAACTTGGCACTTGATCGTGCACTTGAAGCCGGCTTCATCCCCCTCATCACACCCACACTCGTGCGACCTGACATCATGCAGGGCACCGGATTCTTGGGTGAGCACTCCGACGAAATCTATTACCTCCCCGCAGATGACCTCTATCTCACGGGGACAAGTGAGGTTGCGCTCGCCGGATATCACGCCGATGAAATTATTGATCTCAGCGACGGCCCACTGCGTTATGCCGGATGGTCAACCTGCTATCGCCGTGAAGCAGGTTCTGGCGGTAAAGATACGCGCGGAATTATTCGTGTTCACCAGTTCAACAAACTGGAAATGTTTGTCTACACCACTCCTGAAGAGGCAGAAGCTGAGCACGACCGTCTCGTCACATTGCAAGAAGACATGTTGAAATCCTTGGGTCTTGCCTACCGCGTCATTGATGTGGCTGCCGGAGATTTGGGCTCGAGTGCTGCACGCAAGTTTGATATCGAAGCATGGGTCCCCACTCAGGGTGCCTTCCGAGAACTCACCAGCACCTCGAACTGCACCACGTACCAGTCGCGCCGCCTGGACACCCGCTATCGCACCGACAGCGGAAAGACAGCACCGGTTGCCACGCTCAATGGAACTCTCGCCACAACGCGTTGGCTGGTTGCGATTTTGGAAACCCACCAGCAAGAAGACGGTTCCGTTATTCTTCCTGAAGCTTTGCGCCCTTACCTTGGCGGTGTTTCTGTCCTGACCCCATTGGATGCTCAGTGA
- a CDS encoding HAD family hydrolase, which produces MTQVAPEDRWLVALDVDGTLLTHRGDVAPEVVEAVRAAAARGHEVMLATGRALVETIPVLRQLDIWPEYVVCSNGAMLLKRDPLADDGYVKHHVETFRPENVLNLVKGHLPEGMYAVEDEFGDYYFTEPIPGVDHNLLAHQVKFEELLNLRATRVVVVSPDHETEDFLQVVERIGLKQVSYSIGWAAWLDIAPEGVSKASALEKVREALGFPRSRLFAAGDGNNDIQMIEWAAQLGRGVAMGNAEPEIKAVANEVCGQVHELGLLEALNKLP; this is translated from the coding sequence GTGACCCAGGTTGCCCCAGAAGACCGATGGCTTGTTGCCCTGGATGTTGATGGGACCCTGCTCACCCACCGCGGAGATGTAGCTCCGGAGGTTGTCGAGGCAGTCCGTGCTGCAGCAGCACGAGGTCACGAAGTGATGCTGGCAACGGGACGAGCGCTCGTTGAAACAATTCCCGTGCTGCGCCAACTCGATATTTGGCCGGAATATGTAGTGTGTTCCAACGGAGCTATGCTGCTCAAGCGTGACCCGCTTGCCGATGACGGTTATGTAAAGCATCACGTCGAAACGTTCCGCCCTGAGAATGTGCTCAACCTTGTTAAAGGTCATCTTCCTGAGGGCATGTATGCCGTGGAAGATGAATTCGGTGACTACTACTTCACCGAGCCAATCCCCGGAGTAGATCACAACTTGCTCGCCCACCAGGTCAAGTTCGAAGAACTTCTCAACCTGCGTGCAACGCGTGTAGTCGTTGTTTCTCCCGATCATGAAACAGAAGACTTCCTCCAGGTTGTTGAACGTATTGGTCTTAAGCAGGTGAGCTACTCCATCGGCTGGGCTGCTTGGCTCGATATTGCGCCCGAGGGCGTGAGCAAAGCCTCTGCCTTAGAGAAGGTTCGTGAGGCTCTCGGCTTCCCACGATCTCGACTGTTTGCTGCCGGAGATGGCAACAACGACATTCAAATGATTGAGTGGGCTGCACAGCTAGGACGCGGCGTTGCCATGGGCAATGCAGAGCCAGAAATAAAGGCCGTTGCGAACGAAGTATGCGGCCAAGTACACGAGCTGGGATTGCTCGAAGCACTCAATAAATTGCCTTAA
- a CDS encoding LCP family protein has protein sequence MSEQKATRARRIRSARAAIRHGNVAPRKGGRTLLSWIGAGLAVVMVATASIAGIAFWDISRSAKEGVALANDQRIPDIGAIEGGVNFLLVGSDSREGTDPGVFDADPGSVLNDVNILLHISADHTNATVVSIPRDMVVHYADCPDGGGGWSGPINGVLNEGGLPCVVLTVEELTGLSIPFAAMIQFNGVIEMANAIGGVEVCVAEPIEDEYTQTFLDAGMHTLSGLQALQFLRTRHGVGDGSDLGRISNQQVFLSSLVRKLKSAQTLTNPVALFGLAKAAISNMTLSNSLNNVDTMMSIAMALKDIPLENVVFVQYPSSTGGTGIYAGKVQPNQAEADALFAALLADQPIALSGTTGNGSVVDPDAAAKAAAQAEAEAKAAAKAAKKATATPTPTATSGATATPTPTSAPVAVLPENVNGQTANDYTCSAGRTLDQQ, from the coding sequence ATGAGTGAGCAGAAAGCAACACGTGCGCGCCGCATTCGCAGCGCGCGTGCCGCTATTCGCCACGGCAATGTGGCACCCCGTAAGGGCGGGCGCACTCTCCTGAGTTGGATTGGTGCCGGACTTGCCGTAGTCATGGTTGCTACGGCATCCATTGCCGGTATTGCATTCTGGGATATCTCACGCAGTGCAAAAGAAGGTGTTGCGCTCGCGAACGATCAGCGCATTCCAGACATCGGCGCTATCGAGGGTGGTGTGAACTTCCTTCTGGTTGGTAGTGACTCTCGCGAGGGCACAGACCCCGGAGTTTTCGATGCTGACCCCGGTAGCGTGCTCAACGATGTCAACATCCTGCTTCATATCTCAGCAGATCACACCAATGCAACCGTGGTCTCCATTCCCCGTGACATGGTCGTGCACTACGCGGATTGCCCCGACGGTGGTGGTGGCTGGTCTGGGCCGATCAACGGTGTCCTCAACGAGGGCGGCCTGCCCTGTGTAGTTCTCACCGTTGAAGAACTCACCGGGTTGAGCATTCCCTTTGCCGCCATGATTCAGTTCAACGGTGTGATTGAGATGGCAAATGCCATCGGCGGTGTTGAAGTCTGTGTGGCCGAACCCATCGAGGACGAATACACCCAAACATTCCTCGATGCCGGAATGCACACCCTCTCAGGTCTCCAGGCACTGCAGTTCCTGCGCACCCGTCACGGTGTTGGTGACGGTAGTGACCTCGGCCGTATCTCCAACCAGCAGGTTTTCCTCTCCTCCTTGGTACGCAAGCTCAAGAGTGCACAAACTCTGACCAACCCTGTTGCCCTCTTTGGTCTGGCCAAGGCAGCCATCTCGAACATGACGCTCTCGAACAGCCTCAACAACGTCGACACCATGATGTCTATCGCGATGGCGTTGAAGGACATTCCATTGGAGAACGTTGTCTTCGTTCAATACCCCAGCTCCACAGGGGGAACCGGAATTTATGCCGGCAAGGTTCAGCCCAACCAAGCTGAAGCAGATGCGCTCTTTGCTGCACTTCTCGCAGATCAACCCATTGCATTGAGCGGAACAACCGGTAATGGTTCCGTGGTTGACCCTGATGCGGCAGCAAAAGCTGCTGCTCAAGCTGAAGCAGAAGCAAAGGCAGCAGCCAAAGCTGCCAAGAAGGCGACTGCTACCCCCACTCCTACAGCGACTTCCGGAGCAACCGCAACCCCCACTCCAACCTCAGCTCCAGTTGCTGTGCTGCCGGAGAACGTGAACGGTCAGACCGCAAACGACTACACCTGCTCTGCTGGCCGCACCCTCGACCAGCAATAA
- a CDS encoding DEAD/DEAH box helicase: protein MPKNKKPAGGRPAKNFEPRYGAKKSGGPSAGSRSPGHRGYRPESTEAPRKNRWSNEDRDARRGAPAGERPAYGDRAPRGDRNERPAYNRGERSERPAYGERTERPRYERSERASYGDRAPRSDRPAYGERSERPSFNRGDRNERPAYNRGERPAYGDRTERPRYDRDGARAERAPYGDRAPRNDRPSYGDRNDRPAYNRGERSERPRYERSDRPSYGDRAPRGERSYGERNDRPARNFGGDRPRWNKDEAPRRSASDFYPAKDEKARFTPEEDVVLERLEAQATTAADVDGVSFSDLGLGDNICRQLTAMGAVAPFPIQAATIPDVLSGKDVLGRGKTGSGKTIAFGSPVVERLMENNGGKDRKQGRPPRALILAPTRELAMQIDRTVQPIARSVGLFTTTIFGGVPQHKQVMSLRRGVDIIIATPGRLEDLVEQGHIDLGHIAITVLDEADHMCDLGFLEPVQRILRATKADGQRLLFSATLDKGVAAIVNEFLKDPSVHEVAGEDQASSTIDHRVLVVDHRDKPFVIEQLAAREGKTLIFSRTRAYAEQLADQLEDAGIPATSLHGDLNQNRRTRNLQLLTSGRVNVLVATDVAARGIHVDDIDLVIQADAPDEYKTYMHRAGRTGRAGKQGTVVTIIPRTRQRRMNDLLGRAEIEAEMVPASPGDELLQQLASANA, encoded by the coding sequence ATGCCTAAGAATAAGAAACCTGCCGGCGGTCGTCCGGCTAAGAATTTTGAACCACGCTACGGCGCGAAGAAGTCGGGCGGTCCTTCCGCTGGTTCTCGTAGCCCTGGACACCGCGGATACCGTCCCGAGTCCACTGAAGCACCACGTAAAAACCGCTGGAGCAATGAAGACCGTGACGCACGTCGCGGAGCACCTGCGGGCGAGCGTCCCGCTTACGGTGACCGCGCACCACGTGGTGACCGTAACGAACGCCCCGCCTACAACCGCGGTGAGCGTTCCGAGCGCCCTGCCTACGGTGAGCGCACCGAGCGTCCACGTTACGAGCGTTCTGAACGTGCTTCCTACGGAGATCGTGCACCACGCTCAGATCGTCCAGCATATGGTGAGCGTTCTGAGCGTCCTTCGTTCAACCGTGGTGACCGTAATGAACGTCCCGCATACAACCGTGGAGAACGTCCCGCTTACGGAGATCGCACGGAGCGTCCCCGCTACGACCGTGATGGAGCACGCGCAGAGCGCGCTCCATATGGAGACCGCGCACCGCGGAACGACCGACCTTCCTATGGTGACCGCAACGATCGCCCCGCTTACAACCGCGGTGAGCGTTCAGAGCGCCCACGCTATGAGCGTTCAGATCGTCCCTCCTACGGTGACCGTGCTCCACGCGGAGAGCGTTCCTATGGTGAGCGTAATGACCGTCCCGCACGAAACTTTGGTGGAGACCGTCCACGCTGGAACAAGGACGAGGCACCTCGTCGTTCCGCTTCAGACTTCTATCCCGCAAAGGACGAGAAGGCCCGCTTTACTCCTGAAGAAGACGTCGTACTTGAGCGCCTCGAAGCACAAGCAACCACCGCAGCCGATGTTGACGGTGTGAGCTTCTCCGACCTTGGCTTGGGAGATAACATCTGCCGCCAGCTGACCGCAATGGGTGCTGTTGCACCATTCCCCATTCAGGCAGCAACAATTCCTGATGTGCTCTCCGGCAAGGATGTTCTTGGCCGTGGAAAGACCGGATCGGGTAAGACCATTGCCTTCGGTTCACCTGTTGTTGAACGCCTCATGGAAAACAATGGTGGCAAGGACCGCAAGCAGGGTCGTCCACCCCGTGCACTCATCTTGGCTCCAACCCGTGAGCTCGCAATGCAGATTGACCGCACCGTGCAGCCCATTGCTCGCTCTGTCGGTTTGTTCACCACCACCATCTTTGGTGGAGTTCCTCAGCACAAGCAGGTCATGAGCCTGCGCCGTGGTGTGGACATCATCATTGCGACCCCAGGTCGTTTGGAAGATCTCGTGGAGCAAGGTCACATTGACCTAGGCCACATCGCCATCACTGTGCTCGATGAAGCAGATCACATGTGTGATCTGGGCTTCCTCGAGCCCGTGCAGCGTATCCTCCGCGCCACCAAGGCTGATGGTCAGCGACTGCTGTTCTCGGCAACCTTGGACAAGGGTGTTGCAGCTATTGTGAACGAGTTCCTCAAGGATCCTTCTGTTCACGAGGTTGCTGGTGAAGACCAGGCTTCTTCCACCATTGATCACCGTGTTCTCGTTGTTGATCACCGCGACAAGCCTTTCGTGATTGAACAGCTTGCAGCTCGTGAGGGAAAGACCCTGATCTTCTCGCGCACCCGCGCCTATGCTGAGCAACTTGCTGACCAGCTTGAAGATGCAGGTATTCCTGCAACCAGCTTGCACGGTGACCTGAACCAGAACCGTCGTACTCGTAACCTTCAGTTGCTTACCAGCGGACGTGTCAACGTTCTCGTGGCTACAGATGTTGCTGCACGCGGTATCCACGTCGATGACATTGACTTGGTTATCCAGGCAGATGCACCTGATGAGTACAAGACTTACATGCACCGCGCCGGTCGCACCGGACGTGCAGGCAAGCAGGGAACTGTGGTGACGATTATTCCTCGCACTCGTCAGCGTCGCATGAACGACCTGTTGGGCCGTGCAGAGATCGAAGCCGAAATGGTTCCAGCGTCCCCTGGTGATGAACTGCTTCAGCAGCTCGCATCAGCTAACGCCTAG
- a CDS encoding EamA family transporter, which produces MLTVIFGLSGALVFGSGDFLGGLASKRMGAFLATGIAGLIGLFLLFGFTFIIPGEISDGAIVWGLLSGLCGAVAILLLYAALAIGPMSILSPLGALISAIFPVMWALLINGESLVWFGYVALVIGAIAIVLVAFTPEKEAVKPKARGIIFAVISGILIGLFLIVLDQAPSNAGIYPLVFNRFVNITIMFSVVFGMALIRWAHRKGYFGKDGSPRADLVVGDAGATDYRNGILLALGCGVLDATGNALLLLGIQTGNLSVMSVLTAMYPAGTIILAALVLREKITKLQLVGMVLALTAAALLALS; this is translated from the coding sequence ATGCTCACCGTCATTTTTGGCCTGTCTGGGGCCCTCGTTTTTGGGAGCGGTGACTTCCTCGGAGGCCTCGCTTCCAAGCGTATGGGTGCCTTTTTGGCCACCGGCATCGCTGGACTCATTGGCCTGTTTCTCCTCTTTGGTTTCACCTTCATCATCCCCGGTGAAATCAGTGACGGCGCCATTGTGTGGGGCTTGCTCTCTGGACTATGTGGGGCTGTAGCCATTCTCTTGCTCTATGCAGCACTAGCCATTGGCCCCATGAGCATTCTTTCCCCTCTGGGTGCTTTGATCTCTGCAATCTTCCCTGTGATGTGGGCCCTGCTCATTAACGGCGAAAGCCTGGTGTGGTTTGGTTACGTCGCCCTTGTCATTGGTGCCATTGCTATCGTTCTGGTTGCTTTCACCCCAGAAAAAGAAGCGGTGAAACCCAAAGCTCGAGGCATTATCTTCGCAGTCATCTCGGGCATCCTGATTGGGCTATTCCTTATTGTTTTAGATCAAGCACCCTCGAATGCCGGAATTTATCCGTTGGTATTTAACCGCTTCGTGAACATCACCATCATGTTCTCTGTGGTTTTCGGCATGGCGCTCATTCGGTGGGCACACCGAAAAGGTTATTTCGGAAAAGATGGCTCACCCCGGGCAGACCTCGTCGTTGGTGACGCCGGAGCAACCGACTACCGCAACGGAATCCTGCTCGCACTCGGCTGCGGAGTATTAGACGCCACCGGAAACGCACTGCTGCTACTGGGAATCCAAACCGGAAACTTGAGTGTGATGTCGGTGCTCACCGCGATGTATCCAGCAGGAACCATCATCCTTGCTGCCCTTGTGCTGCGGGAGAAGATCACCAAACTTCAACTGGTGGGTATGGTTCTTGCACTCACAGCAGCAGCACTTCTCGCACTGAGCTAG
- a CDS encoding acyl-CoA dehydrogenase: MIDRAYLSRYLLGKWADVRLASRALAGKPEMHNIPGLGMDEHRARVLGQLKLLVENGQVHRAFPAAYGGLDDHGGNLAAFQELVAADPSLQIKSGVQWGLFTAAIAHLGTKEHHDRFLPSAMSLETPGIYAMTETGHGSDVSSIATTATFDEATGEWVINTPFRGAWKDYLGNAALHGKAAVVFAQLITKGVNHGVHGFYVPIRDENGNFLPGIGGEDDGYKGGLNGIDNGRLHFDHVRIPRNNLLNRYGDVDENGNYTSPIASPGRRFFTMLGTLVQGRVSLDGACVNASKIGLQIAVTYGNQRRQFSNPGQEETVLLDYQRHQRRLIPLIATTYAQTFSQEVLLEKFDAVFSGLDDSDASREDLETMAAAFKPLSTWHALKTLQDCREACGGQGFLAENRLTLLRADMDVYATFEGDNNVLLQLVAKRLLTDYSRKFKDADTGSLARLVMEQVTERAVTGSGLRRLGQNVHDLGSTARSVKELRDPETQRDLLTDRVETMIANIALELRDAKKTGEEAEAFNRNQSALIEAAIAHGHLLQWEAFTNALDKITDEGTRQVVTWVRDLFGLHVIEQNLSWYLINGRLSAQRASAVTAYVDRLITRLRPHAQDLVDAFGYRQEHLRAEISSGVEQERQDEARAYIAELVRSGKAPIPEKSSRQ, translated from the coding sequence ATGATTGATCGCGCCTATTTATCGCGCTACTTGCTGGGCAAATGGGCAGATGTTCGCCTTGCTTCGCGTGCTCTCGCTGGCAAGCCTGAAATGCACAACATCCCAGGCCTCGGTATGGATGAACACCGCGCCCGTGTGCTTGGACAACTCAAACTTCTGGTGGAAAACGGACAGGTTCACCGAGCTTTCCCAGCCGCGTATGGCGGGCTCGATGACCACGGTGGAAACTTGGCAGCTTTCCAGGAACTTGTAGCCGCTGACCCCTCACTCCAGATTAAGTCGGGCGTGCAGTGGGGTTTGTTCACTGCTGCAATTGCTCACTTGGGAACCAAAGAACACCACGATCGTTTTCTGCCCTCGGCAATGTCTTTGGAGACCCCTGGTATCTATGCCATGACCGAAACCGGGCACGGCTCCGATGTGTCTTCTATTGCGACAACCGCCACCTTCGATGAGGCAACCGGGGAATGGGTGATCAACACACCTTTCCGCGGAGCATGGAAGGACTACTTGGGTAATGCAGCACTGCACGGAAAAGCAGCAGTGGTTTTCGCTCAACTCATTACCAAGGGAGTCAACCACGGAGTCCACGGGTTCTATGTCCCAATCCGTGATGAGAACGGAAACTTCCTTCCCGGTATCGGCGGAGAAGATGACGGATACAAGGGCGGACTGAACGGTATAGATAACGGCCGTCTGCACTTCGACCACGTCCGCATTCCACGCAACAACCTGCTCAACCGTTACGGTGACGTCGATGAAAACGGCAACTACACCTCACCGATTGCCAGCCCAGGACGTCGATTTTTCACCATGCTGGGAACACTGGTTCAAGGACGTGTCTCCCTTGATGGCGCCTGCGTCAATGCTTCCAAGATTGGTCTGCAAATTGCGGTGACCTACGGCAACCAACGCCGCCAGTTCTCCAACCCTGGCCAGGAAGAAACCGTGCTGCTGGATTACCAGCGCCACCAGCGTCGCCTTATTCCACTCATTGCCACGACTTATGCTCAGACGTTCTCTCAAGAAGTTCTGCTGGAGAAGTTTGATGCCGTCTTTAGTGGCCTTGATGATTCAGACGCGAGCCGCGAAGACTTAGAAACCATGGCCGCTGCCTTCAAGCCGCTGTCCACCTGGCACGCGCTCAAGACTTTGCAGGATTGTCGTGAAGCATGTGGTGGTCAAGGGTTCTTGGCAGAAAACCGACTGACTCTGCTGCGTGCAGATATGGATGTCTATGCGACCTTCGAAGGTGACAACAATGTTCTCCTTCAGCTCGTTGCCAAGCGTCTGCTCACCGATTACAGCAGAAAGTTCAAAGATGCTGACACGGGCTCCCTTGCTCGCCTGGTGATGGAGCAGGTCACCGAACGTGCAGTGACCGGATCTGGTTTGCGCCGTCTGGGCCAGAACGTTCATGACCTTGGCTCAACTGCTCGTTCCGTGAAGGAACTTCGTGACCCTGAAACGCAACGTGATCTGCTCACCGACCGGGTAGAGACGATGATTGCGAACATCGCTCTTGAACTGCGTGATGCAAAGAAGACGGGCGAGGAAGCAGAAGCATTCAACCGAAACCAGAGCGCCCTTATCGAAGCAGCTATTGCACACGGCCACTTGCTGCAATGGGAAGCATTCACTAATGCTCTCGACAAGATCACTGATGAGGGAACTCGTCAGGTTGTGACTTGGGTGCGCGATCTCTTCGGCCTCCACGTCATTGAACAAAACCTGTCCTGGTATTTGATCAACGGTCGTCTTTCTGCGCAGCGCGCATCGGCAGTGACCGCATATGTGGATCGTTTGATCACTCGTCTGCGCCCCCACGCACAAGACCTTGTTGATGCTTTCGGGTATAGGCAAGAGCACCTGCGTGCAGAAATTTCTTCCGGAGTGGAGCAGGAACGACAGGACGAAGCTAGGGCCTACATTGCTGAACTTGTGCGTTCTGGCAAAGCACCCATTCCAGAAAAATCTTCCAGACAGTAG
- a CDS encoding MFS transporter, which yields MTSPRTRWFGLLFISLAVSLIIVDSTIINVSIPSIIEDLGITSTQVQWVQESYTLVFAALLLVFGALADRFGRRRVMILGMAIFVVSSVIAGFSQSGDILIAARVLQGFGGAMVLPTTLSLVNATFQGKERGIAFAIWGSTIGGMVAVGPLLGGWLTTDYSWRWAFGINIPVGIIIIIGALLTVKESKEESATGSIDWMGAFYSVIAMSTLVFALIEGRTYGWWEVNKPFTVGDWTWPGKISIIPVLFLIFILASTLFIAHGANRIRKGKSALISFNLFTIASFRNGNIAAMVISLGEFGIILSLPLWLQFVIGYDALQTGFVLLGLAGGAFVASGLAGGLSGRVSPVTMVRMGILLEIVGVTGVGFAISPSASWVNVVPWLFVYGLGVGLATAQLTNVILKDVPVQESGQASGTQSTSRQLGSALGIAILGTILFTSVQIQLTNDLTSEGLPEAQVTQVVTAVVDSAGGAIVQLEADPTTQPVADNAKQALSDGTRYGAFAAAGFLVLGFLATLSLGSTRKVEVEQIKESDENHVI from the coding sequence ATGACTTCTCCACGTACACGCTGGTTCGGCCTGCTATTTATCAGCCTTGCCGTTTCGCTCATCATCGTTGACTCGACCATCATCAATGTCTCGATTCCTTCCATCATCGAAGACTTAGGAATTACCAGCACCCAGGTGCAGTGGGTTCAAGAGTCCTACACTCTCGTCTTTGCCGCGTTACTCCTCGTGTTTGGTGCACTCGCTGACCGCTTCGGCCGCCGCCGGGTGATGATTCTCGGTATGGCCATCTTTGTTGTGTCCTCGGTGATTGCCGGATTCTCCCAAAGCGGCGACATCCTCATTGCTGCTCGTGTGCTGCAAGGTTTCGGTGGCGCCATGGTTCTGCCCACCACACTTTCGTTGGTCAATGCCACTTTCCAGGGCAAAGAGCGAGGCATCGCCTTTGCTATCTGGGGTTCAACCATTGGTGGAATGGTGGCCGTTGGGCCGCTTCTTGGTGGATGGTTGACCACTGACTACTCATGGCGTTGGGCTTTTGGTATCAATATCCCTGTCGGAATCATCATCATTATTGGTGCACTGCTCACGGTTAAGGAATCCAAAGAAGAATCCGCCACAGGCAGTATCGACTGGATGGGTGCGTTCTACTCCGTCATAGCAATGTCGACTCTGGTGTTTGCCCTCATCGAAGGCCGCACCTACGGTTGGTGGGAAGTCAACAAGCCATTCACTGTGGGCGACTGGACGTGGCCAGGAAAGATTTCTATCATTCCTGTGCTGTTCCTCATCTTCATCCTCGCGTCCACGTTGTTTATTGCCCACGGCGCTAACCGCATTCGCAAGGGTAAGTCCGCCCTGATCTCCTTCAACCTGTTCACGATTGCCTCCTTCCGCAACGGAAACATCGCAGCCATGGTGATCTCGTTGGGCGAATTCGGCATCATCTTGTCACTTCCTCTGTGGTTGCAGTTCGTTATTGGCTATGACGCACTGCAGACAGGTTTTGTTCTGTTGGGTCTCGCCGGTGGTGCGTTCGTCGCCTCCGGTTTAGCCGGAGGTCTGTCCGGTCGTGTCTCTCCGGTCACGATGGTGCGCATGGGTATCCTGCTGGAAATTGTGGGTGTAACCGGTGTCGGCTTCGCCATTTCTCCAAGTGCATCGTGGGTCAACGTGGTGCCATGGTTGTTCGTTTACGGTTTGGGTGTTGGTCTTGCCACCGCTCAGCTGACCAACGTGATCTTGAAGGATGTTCCCGTCCAAGAATCCGGTCAGGCTTCAGGAACCCAAAGCACCTCGCGCCAGCTTGGTTCCGCACTGGGTATCGCCATCTTGGGAACAATCTTGTTCACCTCGGTGCAAATCCAGCTCACCAATGACCTCACCTCTGAGGGACTACCGGAAGCTCAGGTGACTCAGGTGGTTACCGCGGTTGTGGATAGCGCTGGTGGTGCCATCGTCCAGCTTGAGGCAGATCCCACCACGCAACCTGTAGCAGATAATGCCAAGCAAGCGCTTTCTGACGGAACACGCTACGGCGCCTTTGCCGCAGCAGGATTCTTAGTCCTTGGTTTCTTGGCAACCTTGTCACTGGGCTCCACTCGCAAAGTGGAAGTAGAGCAGATCAAAGAATCTGACGAAAACCACGTCATCTAG